From Candidatus Cloacimonadota bacterium, a single genomic window includes:
- a CDS encoding endonuclease III domain-containing protein, with product MTGPGNQPLPLLELYQVLLSHNGCQSWWPAQTQDEVIIGAILTQSVAWGNVEKALVALAGQGILTLRDIHLADLQLLATLVRPTLYYNQKALRLKEFARFLGDTCGFDLDILFSEELSALRARMLSIKGLGPETVDSILLYAGGLPVFVVDAYTKRLLSRLGYPVEKLDYHQLQDYICARIPAEVPLYNDFHAQIVLHCKDFCKKAPLCPDCPLRAVCPSKTS from the coding sequence ATGACTGGACCGGGCAATCAGCCACTCCCACTGCTGGAGCTTTACCAAGTCCTGTTAAGCCATAATGGCTGCCAAAGCTGGTGGCCTGCCCAGACCCAGGATGAGGTCATCATCGGCGCCATCCTCACCCAAAGCGTGGCCTGGGGCAACGTTGAAAAGGCTTTGGTAGCGCTTGCCGGACAGGGCATCCTCACCCTGCGGGACATCCATCTGGCTGATTTGCAATTGCTTGCCACCCTCGTCCGCCCCACTCTCTACTACAATCAGAAGGCTTTGCGCCTCAAGGAGTTTGCCCGTTTTCTCGGTGATACCTGCGGTTTCGACCTGGATATCTTGTTCTCGGAGGAGCTGTCCGCCCTGCGTGCCAGGATGCTGTCCATCAAAGGGTTAGGTCCGGAAACGGTCGATTCAATACTGCTTTATGCCGGCGGCCTGCCCGTTTTCGTAGTCGATGCCTACACAAAAAGGCTTTTGTCGCGTCTCGGCTATCCCGTTGAAAAGTTGGATTACCATCAGCTTCAGGACTACATCTGCGCCCGGATTCCCGCGGAGGTGCCCCTCTACAACGATTTCCACGCCCAAATCGTCCTCCATTGCAAAGACTTCTGCAAAAAGGCCCCGCTCTGCCCCGACTGTCCTTTGAGGGCTGTATGTCCCTCAAAAACTTCCTGA
- a CDS encoding PD-(D/E)XK nuclease family protein, with protein sequence MRTLINVPFSKDLIEATLGQVTDGCILVFPTRISASKARRRFLEGWALQDCDFVAMEDFKAALLLPPLPRISDDKRLLCLYQALSEEDRAYFHINGYFDIVEWGGSFFQFFEELCDERVDSQILQDLPGRAQMTLLNWQEDYLNRVLEIRGRYRNILEELDFSDPIFSWEAAGVQVPYSGRKVVFVNQYYYSGLEKALLDALEQAGNEVVALVQSQEEKTRDLEPPRIELAGLKGGDYNIRHLEIVECENAEQMVLAFLANHGQACGEDGEAVIVDSHFSQAHYRDLFDPARFSCPRSESIVGSGIYQLLLVFQKHLEAMEATLEGAFLPLRLILDACAQESFLRYHGLAVKDKAPLLEELRYMLQKDILYVDRDLQLLDKLHREQGFPYLGNILPKHFALLGQLSLISRPQDFIGLVDAPNGLRIKDLCREEELLHSDIMDVFYERLANFASLETLGVVNDWKGLFGCEGASLAAAVLQLFLESLGSGKFSFHQALKAEPRVEVSNLLDLRNLQHHSVYFFHAIEGEIPSNPSPVWLLNENQRARLGLKSYPDLRERERYYFLRTVLTSRRCVIFSYRDQENDIEPGSFVTELVQAMADGALPELARDGMAVKPTQLAPRISKLYLAGHETVAANAERLPGLADQAVCCVAKPSGDFFTLPCSPPEDFGVEGIVRTSYYSLAMFRKNPFAWYLEHLRKLPELDLRPEETLTRKLFGSIMHSFLSAVLLPLAKEDADLPQLEQAFSDAKGLAATLNRILNDPDQLYLYKIPQNYNHEFLVSIISDNLVESIRVFYFEFLKPRLLGVSFKLIPEEKFMTKEEKEGRKLVCVNHAGKEYSIWISGKADLRVECPELNYIVDFKTGKGDDEQLIFYEWLYYLLDEAWSAKELQSLFWQVFDQKTGGRKITDKRRQEWRGEQEENLKQILEQGFTLGKKAGDRVKLASVTRADLFRADKGAEE encoded by the coding sequence TTGCGCACCCTCATCAATGTCCCTTTCAGTAAGGACCTGATCGAAGCTACTTTAGGGCAGGTCACCGACGGCTGCATCCTGGTTTTTCCCACCCGCATCTCCGCATCCAAAGCCCGGAGGCGCTTCCTGGAAGGCTGGGCCTTACAGGATTGCGATTTTGTGGCCATGGAGGACTTCAAAGCCGCTCTGCTGCTGCCCCCGCTGCCGCGGATTAGTGATGACAAACGCCTGCTCTGCCTCTACCAGGCGCTGTCGGAGGAGGATCGCGCCTACTTCCACATCAACGGCTATTTCGACATCGTGGAGTGGGGAGGGAGTTTCTTCCAGTTTTTCGAGGAGCTGTGTGACGAAAGGGTGGACAGCCAAATCCTGCAGGACCTTCCCGGCCGTGCCCAGATGACGCTGCTGAACTGGCAGGAAGACTATCTGAACCGAGTTCTGGAGATTCGCGGTCGCTACCGGAACATATTGGAAGAATTGGACTTCAGCGATCCCATCTTCAGTTGGGAAGCTGCCGGCGTCCAGGTTCCTTATTCCGGCAGGAAAGTGGTTTTTGTGAACCAATATTATTACAGCGGGCTGGAAAAGGCGCTGCTGGACGCTTTGGAGCAAGCGGGAAACGAGGTTGTCGCGCTGGTTCAGTCCCAGGAGGAAAAAACCCGTGACCTGGAGCCGCCCCGAATCGAATTGGCCGGCTTGAAGGGGGGGGATTACAACATCCGCCATCTGGAAATCGTTGAATGCGAAAACGCCGAACAGATGGTTCTGGCCTTCCTCGCCAACCATGGCCAGGCCTGCGGGGAAGATGGTGAGGCGGTGATTGTGGACAGCCACTTCAGCCAAGCCCACTATCGTGACCTTTTCGATCCCGCCCGCTTTTCGTGTCCGCGCTCCGAAAGCATTGTTGGCAGCGGCATCTATCAGTTGCTGCTCGTTTTCCAAAAGCACCTGGAGGCGATGGAGGCCACTCTGGAAGGCGCTTTCCTGCCGCTGCGGCTCATTCTGGACGCCTGCGCGCAAGAGTCTTTTCTGCGCTATCACGGTCTGGCGGTTAAAGATAAGGCACCGCTTCTTGAAGAGCTGAGATACATGCTGCAAAAGGATATCCTCTATGTGGACAGGGACTTGCAGCTTTTGGACAAACTGCACCGCGAGCAAGGCTTTCCATATCTGGGAAACATCCTGCCGAAACATTTCGCCCTGCTTGGCCAACTGAGCTTGATAAGCAGGCCGCAAGACTTTATCGGCCTGGTTGACGCTCCCAATGGGCTGCGGATAAAAGACCTATGCCGTGAAGAAGAACTGCTGCACAGCGACATCATGGATGTTTTCTACGAACGCCTGGCCAACTTCGCCAGCCTGGAAACCCTGGGCGTCGTGAATGATTGGAAGGGACTTTTCGGCTGTGAGGGAGCGAGTTTGGCCGCGGCGGTTCTGCAACTGTTCCTGGAATCCCTGGGCAGCGGCAAATTCAGCTTTCATCAGGCTTTGAAGGCTGAACCCCGGGTGGAGGTGAGCAACCTTTTGGACCTGAGAAATCTGCAGCATCACAGCGTTTACTTTTTCCACGCCATCGAAGGCGAAATACCCTCCAATCCAAGCCCGGTTTGGCTGCTTAACGAAAACCAACGTGCGCGCCTAGGCCTGAAAAGCTATCCCGACCTCCGTGAACGTGAGCGCTACTATTTTCTGCGCACCGTGCTAACCAGCCGGCGCTGCGTGATTTTCAGCTACCGGGACCAGGAAAACGACATCGAGCCTGGTAGCTTTGTCACGGAACTCGTGCAGGCCATGGCGGATGGCGCTCTGCCGGAACTGGCCAGGGATGGTATGGCTGTGAAGCCAACGCAGTTGGCGCCGCGGATTTCCAAGCTCTATCTGGCTGGCCATGAGACGGTTGCGGCCAACGCGGAGCGGCTGCCGGGGCTTGCCGACCAAGCTGTCTGCTGTGTTGCCAAGCCGTCTGGGGACTTTTTCACCCTGCCCTGTTCGCCTCCTGAGGATTTCGGCGTGGAAGGAATTGTCCGCACCAGTTATTATAGTTTGGCCATGTTCAGGAAAAACCCCTTCGCCTGGTATCTGGAGCATCTGCGCAAACTGCCGGAACTTGATTTGCGACCTGAGGAAACCCTCACCCGCAAACTCTTTGGCAGCATCATGCACTCGTTTCTCTCGGCAGTGCTTCTGCCCCTGGCCAAAGAAGACGCCGACCTGCCCCAGCTGGAACAGGCTTTTTCCGATGCTAAGGGCCTGGCGGCAACGCTAAACAGAATTCTGAACGATCCTGACCAACTCTACCTTTACAAGATACCGCAGAACTACAACCACGAATTCCTGGTCAGCATTATCTCAGACAACCTGGTCGAATCCATCCGGGTGTTCTATTTTGAGTTTTTAAAGCCCCGGCTGCTAGGCGTTTCCTTCAAGCTCATCCCGGAAGAGAAATTCATGACCAAAGAGGAAAAAGAAGGCCGCAAGCTGGTCTGTGTGAACCACGCGGGCAAAGAATACTCTATCTGGATAAGTGGAAAGGCGGATTTGAGGGTGGAATGCCCCGAACTCAACTACATCGTGGATTTCAAAACTGGCAAAGGCGACGACGAGCAGCTTATCTTCTATGAGTGGCTGTACTATCTTCTGGATGAAGCCTGGTCGGCCAAGGAACTGCAATCCCTGTTCTGGCAGGTTTTTGATCAGAAAACCGGAGGCAGGAAGATCACGGACAAACGTCGCCAGGAATGGCGCGGGGAACAGGAAGAGAACTTGAAACAGATTCTGGAACAAGGATTTACCCTCGGTAAAAAAGCCGGGGACCGGGTGAAACTGGCCTCGGTGACCCGCGCCGACCTCTTCCGGGCGGACAAAGGAGCTGAAGAATGA
- a CDS encoding 2-C-methyl-D-erythritol 2,4-cyclodiphosphate synthase: protein MFRVGQGYDVHTMAPGRKLILGGVRIPFHLGLLGHSDADVLVHAVIDALLGALALGDIGSHFPDTDPAFAGADSRDLLRRVFAMVRERGWALANLDCTVCAERPKLNPYIEDIRDNLALDLNTSRDNVSVKATTEEGLGVSGGGAGMAAHCTLLLKRS from the coding sequence ATGTTCCGCGTTGGCCAGGGTTACGATGTTCACACCATGGCGCCGGGACGCAAACTCATCCTTGGCGGAGTGCGGATTCCTTTTCATCTTGGGCTGCTGGGTCATTCCGATGCCGACGTGCTGGTTCATGCCGTGATCGACGCCCTGCTGGGAGCTCTGGCCCTGGGTGACATCGGCTCGCATTTTCCAGATACTGACCCCGCCTTTGCCGGTGCCGACAGCCGCGACTTGCTGCGCCGCGTTTTCGCCATGGTGCGTGAACGCGGCTGGGCGCTGGCCAATCTCGACTGCACCGTTTGCGCCGAACGCCCCAAGTTAAACCCATACATAGAAGACATACGGGACAACCTGGCTTTGGACCTGAATACCAGCCGGGACAACGTGAGTGTGAAAGCCACCACTGAAGAGGGTTTGGGCGTTTCGGGCGGTGGTGCCGGGATGGCGGCGCACTGCACACTGCTGCTGAAGCGCTCGTGA
- a CDS encoding UvrD-helicase domain-containing protein, protein MSRFSSKIITASAGTGKTYRLALEYIRIILDFYGKHQDFSLDNILVLTFTKKATAEIRERINSHLELLCNDKPATEEIAKDRSGLLDSLWPEREDAELTDQDLELLNRALRALSSDRRQLQVMTIDAYINSVFRNIVRPLRSIENFEIDIKAVEKRLPFLLQHLMKPEFKARLDSLLSRKISPSLDEYKHFFKSLIEQRWLHFQIRKAENKTPAEGTLWRMFRDGGAEEPERLRKAIRENLELLITLMAQNRPDLTPEECVVQKFRSLFPLFPDSYAGLREAVARLCERPDGYLRLFQNCPEGKIASMSKFMRKDLTGVKQTFLDLQAQLNEDLADLLLHTHFLPEQEEILSVWSAILAEYDKLIYRYKNMTYDDISWFTLEALFSTDPPQFDMQVEAVATEFYQFLAHRSRFILIDEFQDTSLIQFAILKPIIEEITSGEGTKDFGGMIVVGDEKQSIFGWRGGERELLLNLRSIFGALRNLNQESLGTSYRSSEKMISFVNRVFKSSLISNRLQEFGLQWPYQPLKQGMKDLDPQTCIEFRAACCSKGEAWKSLDAVYRDFVWDFIKPHDPKNSQESMAVICRTGKELEAIQSLLDAAGIGSIYQPSSALPNHAWVSPLIAWLRWLAWRDWLDFLEVLRSNYIMLEATELKKIADEIAAAREASREPDFSVCPLARELYKLSQTQTGSISEACRALTDLCLPTHKGAAAEEDNPQAFERDYLNIHAFLNLVRDFELAPAQKDVSIPAFLDYLEDNEGQDSLKQVSVEGGGSLQLLTVHKSKGLQFDRVFLFYNLSSRGGSDHDKLKAYTSFEGADFQDLRDFGLTYHYADVIKASSHKALAENSEHREMLEEMNNLYVAFTRAKTALHLCFAFQGKDGWDKYVEDRKTGKLNLPVLVAAAAEEFFKDETVVPKENGTYVWPATPIQPKKGESREPKAEGVTVEALTRVLPIRETDRFAGLQRNEIDEHKNWKKIWLEDRKNLFGDLAHHYLSFVKQDQPAEHKYAGKQCLARFGSLLTRETIQTRIEILRSNLPTKQVFPSGYDKVFTEFSLWHRGRELRIDRLLLDTANKRALILDYKTGTGREEGQLERYKQALLALPVIRDNGYQVETDFIDLKI, encoded by the coding sequence ATGAGCCGGTTTTCCAGCAAGATCATCACCGCCAGCGCCGGCACGGGAAAAACCTATCGCCTTGCCCTGGAATACATTCGCATCATTCTGGATTTTTACGGAAAACACCAGGATTTCAGCCTGGACAACATCCTGGTGCTTACCTTCACCAAAAAGGCCACCGCGGAAATCCGTGAAAGGATAAACTCCCATCTGGAATTGCTTTGCAACGACAAACCCGCCACCGAAGAGATCGCCAAAGACCGGAGCGGTTTGCTGGACAGCCTTTGGCCGGAACGCGAGGACGCAGAACTGACCGATCAGGACCTTGAATTGCTGAACCGGGCCCTGCGCGCCCTTTCCTCCGACCGCAGGCAACTGCAGGTGATGACCATAGATGCCTATATCAACAGCGTGTTCCGCAATATCGTCCGTCCCTTGCGCAGCATTGAGAATTTCGAGATCGACATCAAAGCTGTGGAAAAACGACTGCCTTTCCTGCTCCAGCACCTGATGAAACCGGAATTCAAAGCCAGGCTGGACAGCCTGCTCAGCCGCAAGATAAGCCCTTCCCTGGACGAATACAAACACTTCTTCAAATCACTAATAGAACAGCGCTGGCTGCATTTCCAGATCAGGAAGGCAGAGAACAAAACTCCTGCTGAGGGCACCCTGTGGCGGATGTTCAGGGATGGCGGTGCCGAAGAGCCTGAACGACTCCGCAAGGCTATCAGGGAAAATCTGGAACTATTGATCACCCTTATGGCGCAGAACAGGCCGGACCTGACTCCGGAAGAGTGCGTTGTGCAAAAGTTCCGTTCCTTATTTCCCCTGTTTCCAGATAGCTATGCCGGTTTACGTGAGGCGGTTGCCAGACTGTGTGAGAGACCCGACGGCTATCTGAGGTTGTTTCAGAACTGCCCCGAGGGCAAGATCGCCAGCATGAGCAAATTCATGCGCAAGGACTTGACGGGGGTAAAACAAACCTTTCTGGATTTGCAGGCCCAGCTTAATGAAGACTTGGCCGACTTGTTGCTCCACACCCACTTTTTGCCTGAGCAGGAAGAGATTCTTTCGGTCTGGTCGGCCATTCTGGCTGAATACGACAAATTGATCTACCGCTACAAAAACATGACCTACGACGACATTTCCTGGTTCACCCTGGAAGCCCTGTTCAGCACCGACCCGCCCCAGTTCGACATGCAGGTGGAAGCCGTGGCCACCGAGTTTTACCAGTTCCTGGCCCACCGCAGCCGCTTCATCCTGATCGACGAATTTCAGGATACTTCGCTGATCCAGTTTGCCATCCTCAAGCCGATCATCGAAGAAATCACCAGCGGCGAGGGCACCAAGGATTTCGGTGGCATGATCGTGGTGGGCGATGAAAAGCAGTCCATCTTTGGCTGGCGGGGCGGCGAACGCGAACTTTTGCTCAACCTGCGTTCCATCTTTGGCGCGCTGAGAAACCTGAACCAAGAATCCCTGGGTACATCCTACCGCAGTAGCGAGAAAATGATATCCTTTGTCAATCGGGTGTTCAAGTCGTCCCTGATCAGCAACCGCCTGCAAGAGTTTGGCTTACAATGGCCTTACCAACCGCTTAAACAGGGCATGAAGGATCTCGATCCCCAAACCTGCATCGAGTTTCGCGCCGCCTGCTGTTCCAAAGGTGAGGCTTGGAAAAGCCTTGACGCCGTTTACCGCGATTTCGTGTGGGATTTCATCAAACCGCATGACCCAAAAAACAGTCAGGAAAGCATGGCTGTGATCTGCCGCACCGGTAAAGAATTGGAAGCCATCCAGTCTTTGCTCGACGCCGCTGGAATCGGCAGCATCTATCAGCCTTCCAGTGCCTTGCCCAATCACGCCTGGGTTTCACCGCTCATTGCCTGGCTGCGCTGGCTGGCCTGGCGTGACTGGCTGGATTTTCTGGAGGTGCTGCGCTCGAATTACATTATGCTCGAAGCAACTGAGCTCAAGAAAATCGCGGACGAAATTGCCGCCGCCCGTGAAGCTTCTCGAGAACCTGACTTTTCTGTCTGTCCTCTCGCGCGCGAGCTTTACAAACTTAGCCAAACGCAGACTGGATCGATCTCCGAAGCCTGCCGGGCGCTCACAGACCTCTGTCTGCCGACCCATAAAGGCGCCGCGGCTGAGGAAGACAACCCCCAGGCCTTTGAGCGCGATTATCTGAACATTCATGCCTTCCTCAACCTCGTGCGCGACTTTGAATTAGCCCCCGCGCAGAAAGATGTGAGCATCCCCGCGTTCCTGGATTATCTGGAGGACAATGAAGGCCAGGACAGCCTCAAGCAGGTCTCTGTGGAGGGCGGAGGTTCATTGCAACTGCTAACCGTCCACAAATCCAAAGGCTTGCAATTCGACCGGGTGTTTCTTTTCTACAATCTCAGTTCCCGGGGCGGAAGCGATCATGACAAGCTCAAGGCCTACACCAGTTTCGAAGGGGCGGATTTCCAGGACCTTAGGGACTTTGGGCTCACCTACCACTATGCTGATGTGATCAAGGCTTCCAGCCACAAAGCCCTGGCTGAGAACAGCGAACATCGCGAAATGCTGGAGGAAATGAACAACCTCTATGTGGCTTTCACCCGCGCCAAAACCGCACTGCATCTCTGTTTTGCCTTTCAGGGCAAGGATGGCTGGGATAAGTATGTGGAGGATAGAAAAACCGGAAAACTGAATCTTCCCGTGCTGGTGGCGGCCGCCGCGGAGGAATTCTTCAAGGATGAAACCGTGGTCCCAAAGGAAAATGGGACCTATGTTTGGCCGGCCACTCCTATTCAACCCAAAAAAGGGGAAAGCAGGGAACCAAAGGCCGAAGGAGTCACCGTGGAAGCGCTGACCCGTGTTTTGCCAATTCGTGAAACCGACCGCTTTGCCGGCCTTCAGCGCAACGAGATCGACGAGCATAAAAACTGGAAAAAGATTTGGCTGGAAGACCGCAAGAACCTTTTCGGCGACCTCGCCCACCACTATCTCAGCTTTGTGAAGCAGGACCAGCCCGCTGAGCATAAATACGCCGGCAAACAGTGCCTGGCGCGCTTCGGTTCGCTACTCACCAGAGAAACCATCCAGACCCGGATAGAGATCCTGCGCTCAAACCTGCCCACCAAGCAGGTGTTCCCTTCCGGCTACGACAAGGTTTTCACCGAGTTCTCGCTCTGGCACAGGGGCAGAGAACTCCGGATCGACCGCCTCTTGCTGGATACGGCGAATAAACGCGCCCTGATCCTGGATTACAAGACCGGCACCGGCAGGGAGGAAGGCCAGTTGGAAAGATACAAACAAGCCTTGCTGGCGCTTCCGGTGATCAGGGACAACGGCTATCAGGTGGAAACGGATTTTATCGACTTGAAAATCTGA
- a CDS encoding radical SAM protein: protein MSLSVCEIFYSLQGESNFAGRPCIFVRLSGCNLRCSYCDTQYAWVPGKEMEIGEILCEVRKFPTRLVEVTGGEPLWQEDTYSLLRDLCKEGYACLLETNGSLWLEDMPDEVIRIIDVKCPGSGCGDSFMKWNLKRLKPRDELKFVLTSPWDYRFALDFIAANTLQDRTIHFSPVTSVLKPETLARWMLRDGVTAKLQPQLHKILDLK, encoded by the coding sequence GTGAGCCTGTCCGTCTGCGAGATTTTTTACAGCCTGCAGGGCGAATCCAACTTCGCTGGCCGTCCCTGCATTTTTGTGCGCCTCAGCGGCTGCAATCTGCGCTGTTCATACTGCGACACCCAATACGCCTGGGTCCCGGGCAAAGAGATGGAGATTGGGGAAATACTTTGCGAGGTCCGAAAATTCCCCACCCGGCTGGTGGAAGTCACCGGAGGCGAACCGCTTTGGCAGGAAGATACTTACTCCCTGTTGCGGGACCTCTGCAAAGAAGGCTATGCCTGCCTGCTGGAGACCAACGGCTCACTCTGGCTGGAGGACATGCCGGATGAGGTGATCCGGATTATCGACGTCAAATGCCCTGGCAGCGGCTGTGGCGATTCCTTCATGAAATGGAACCTGAAACGGCTCAAACCCCGCGATGAACTGAAGTTCGTGCTGACCAGCCCCTGGGATTACCGCTTTGCCCTGGATTTCATAGCAGCTAATACCCTGCAGGACAGAACCATCCACTTTTCGCCCGTCACCTCCGTTCTGAAGCCGGAAACACTAGCCCGATGGATGCTGCGGGATGGCGTGACGGCAAAACTGCAACCGCAACTACACAAGATTCTGGACCTGAAATAG